From the Salarias fasciatus chromosome 16, fSalaFa1.1, whole genome shotgun sequence genome, one window contains:
- the LOC115403006 gene encoding zinc transporter ZIP10-like isoform X1, giving the protein MRVQAHTKFCFLCVLTFLFHQCNHCHGETHSHDHADHGHAHSDLQISEAPYVRAATVSPMSGSSESDALEEEQRYFIQELFRRYGRKDRLDFDGFQELLSSLGLGTVKVVSVEHEDLGHDHVAHLDALDLQEGHHSHGSPARDNHNHGHGHSHHKPGSHHSHTQRGHTTPCSKTTASKNHEHGHSHEDNGSDGHVHGGHDHHHNHNHGRTHTKVEGSDQKHSDGHVQDAHDHDHDHDHDHDHDHNHDHDHDHDHDHDHDHDHDHDHDHDHDHDHTQDKQHKQEQSNQNGLSSKTHSDHDDHDDHSGHEHNNIPQEQTATDITPVIQDPSAPLDPSQPPLVPTSSPAPAESRTKRPRKPARGRGNRGRNKTPSPLTPSSDSHDHGHDHDHDHDHNHDHDHDHNHDHDHDHDHDHGHGHSHSHKKKREAPGSDVTPEPLDTALSGHPGGQFHQHEESSPFQCLNLTQLLSYYGLSPNSLISPRHFTYLCPALLYQIDSRSCIRHYHQVVEQTALEPISPGWVWLWGFVSITVISLLSLLGVVLVPILKQSCFKFLLTFLVALAVGTLSGDALLHLLPHSQGQHDHSAHSAKSDMDLATEFDGVWKGLTALAGIYLLFIIEHCIGMFKHYKDQMSQKKRKQEGKIGTKLSEHMLNRRSDAEWLHLKPLNEDPDGTAVSCDNGHNDTQLTELQTPDSPTTKTPLAPAGLRADGSPIKENGRKAKSHRHSHGHGHSHGGNCHSDQEMKDAGIASIAWMVIMGDGMHNFSDGLAIGAAFSANLTGGISTSVAVFCHELPHELGDFAVLLKAGMSVKQAIVYNVLSALMAYVGMIIGTAVGQYTHNVTNWIFAITAGMFLYVALVDMLPEMLHGDSEDHKRCQLGHFVLQNLGMLTGFGIMLVIAIFEDQIVLDFDF; this is encoded by the exons ATGCGAGTCCAAGCGCACACCAagttctgcttcctgtgtgtgctCACCTTCCTCTTCCATCAGTGCAACCACTGCCATGGAGAAACGCACAGCCACGACCACGCCGACCACGGGCACGCCCACAGTGACCTGCAGATCTCCGAGGCTCCGTACGTGAGAGCGGCCACCGTGTCCCCGATGTCTGGGAGTTCGGAGTCAGAcgctctggaggaggagcagcgctaCTTCATCCAGGAACTGTTCAGGCGCTACGGACGGAAGGATCGTTTGGACTTCGACGGATTTCAGGAGCTGCTCTCCAGTTTGGGTCTGGGCACGGTGAAAGTGGTCAGCGTGGAGCACGAAGACCTGGGCCACGACCACGTGGCTCACCTCGACGCGCTGGACTTGCAGGAGGGGCACCACTCACATGGTTCGCCCGCCAGAGACAACCACAACCATGGGCATGGTCACTCGCACCATAAGCCAGGATcccaccactcacacacacaacgtgGACACACAACCCCGTGCAGCAAGACCACTGCTTCAAAAAACCACGAGCATGGACACAGTCACGAGGACAATGGTTCTGATGGACATGTGCACGGTGGACACGACCACCATCACAATCATAATCATGGCCGCACTCACACTAAGGTGGAAGGTAGTGACCAGAAACATTCTGATGGACATGTTCAGGACGCACACGACCACGACCATGACCACGACCACGACCATGACCACGACCACAACCATGACCACGACCACGACCATGACCACGACCACGACCATGACCACGACCATGACCACGACCATGACCACGACCATGACCACGACCACACACAAGACAAACAGCACAAGCAGGAGCAGAGTAACCAGAATGGTCTGTCCTCTAAGACTCACAGTGATCATGATGATCATGACGATCACAGTGGTCATGAACATAATAACATCCCTCAAGAGCAAACAGCCACAGACATCACTCCCGTCATTCAGGATCCGTCTGCCCCCCTGGACCCCTCCCAGCCCCCTCTGGTTCCAACGTCCTCTCCGGCCCCAGCAGAAAGCAGGACAAAGAGACCCAGAAAGCCagcgagagggagaggaaaCAGAGGCCGGAACAAAACCCCGTCTCCTCTCACACCTTCATCTGACAGCCATGATCACGGCCACGACCATGACCACGACCATGACCACAATCATGACCACGATCATGACCACAATCATGACCACGATCATGACCACGATCATGACCACGGACACGGTCACAGTCATTCTcataaaaagaagagagaagcaCCGGGGTCCGACGTCACCCCGGAGCCTCTGGACACTGCTCTCTCGGGACATCCAGGTGGACAGTTTCATCAGCATGAAGAG TCTTCtccttttcagtgtttgaacCTCACTCAGCTCCTCAGCTACTACGGCCTGAGTCCCAACTCGCTCATCTCCCCCAGACACTTCACCTACCTGTGTCCCGCCCTGCTCTACCAGATCGACAGCCGCTCCTGCATCCGCCActaccaccaggtggtggagcAGACAGCTCTGGAGCCCATCAGCCCAG GGTGGGTGTGGCTGTGGGGCTTCGTCTCCATCACCGTCATCagcctgctgtctctgctgggCGTCGTGCTCGTGCCCATCCTCAAGCAGTCCTGCTTCAAGTTCCTGCTCACCTTCCTGGTGGCGCTGGCGGTGGGCACGCTCAGCGGCGACGCTCTTCTTCACCTGCTGCCTCAC TCTCAAGGGCAGCACGACCACAGCGCACACAGCGCCAAGTCCGACATGGACCTGGCGACGGAATTCGACGGCGTGTGGAAGGGTTTAACAGCGCTGGCCGGCATCtacctcctcttcatcatcgaGCATTGCATCGGCATGTTCAAGCACTATAAGGACCAAATG AgtcagaagaagaggaagcaggaggggAAGATCGGCACGAAGCTGTCGGAACACATGTTAAACCGGCGCTCCGACGCCGAGTGGCTGCACCTGAAGCCTCTGAATGAAG ATCCCGACGGCACCGCGGTCTCCTGCGACAACGGCCACAACGACACGCAGCTGACGGAGCTCCAGACGCCCGACTCGCCCACCACCAAGACGCCGCTGGCGCCCGCAGGCCTCCGGGCGGACGGGTCGCCCATCAAGGAGAACGGACGCAAAGCCAAGTCGCACAGACACTCGCACGGCCACGGTCACTCGCACGGAGGCAACTGCCACTCCGACCAGGAGATGAAGGACGCCGGCATCGCCAGCATCGCCTGGATGGTCATCATGGGAGACGGCATGCACAACTTCAGCGACGGCCTCGCCATCG GCGCGGCGTTCAGCGCCAACCTGACAGGTGGCATCAGCACATCGGTGGCAGTTTTCTGCCACGAACTGCCTCACGAACTCG GTGACTTCGCGGTGCTGCTGAAAGCCGGCATGTCGGTGAAGCAGGCCATCGTCTACAACGTGCTGTCCGCCCTCATGGCCTACGTCGGCATGATCATCGGCACCGCTGTGGGCCAGTACACGCACAACGTCACCAACTGGATCTTCGCCATCACAGCTGGCATGTTCCTCTACGTGGCTCTGGTGGACATG CTTCCAGAGATGCTGCACGGGGACAGCGAGGACCACAAGCGCTGCCAGCTGGGGCACTTTGTCCTGCAGAACCTGGGCATGCTGACCGGGTTCGGCATCATGCTGGTCATCGCCATCTTCGAGGACCAGATCGTCCTCGACTTCGACTTCTAG
- the LOC115403006 gene encoding zinc transporter ZIP10-like isoform X2 yields the protein MRVQAHTKFCFLCVLTFLFHQCNHCHGETHSHDHADHGHAHSDLQISEAPYVRAATVSPMSGSSESDALEEEQRYFIQELFRRYGRKDRLDFDGFQELLSSLGLGTVKVVSVEHEDLGHDHVAHLDALDLQEGHHSHGSPARDNHNHGHGHSHHKPGSHHSHTQRGHTTPCSKTTASKNHEHGHSHEDNGSDGHVHGGHDHHHNHNHGRTHTKVEGSDQKHSDGHVQDAHDHDHDHDHDHDHDHNHDHDHDHDHDHDHDHDHDHDHDHDHDHDHTQDKQHKQEQSNQNGLSSKTHSDHDDHDDHSGHEHNNIPQEQTATDITPVIQDPSAPLDPSQPPLVPTSSPAPAESRTKRPRKPARGRGNRGRNKTPSPLTPSSDSHDHGHDHDHDHDHNHDHDHDHNHDHDHDHDHDHGHGHSHSHKKKREAPGSDVTPEPLDTALSGHPGGQFHQHEECLNLTQLLSYYGLSPNSLISPRHFTYLCPALLYQIDSRSCIRHYHQVVEQTALEPISPGWVWLWGFVSITVISLLSLLGVVLVPILKQSCFKFLLTFLVALAVGTLSGDALLHLLPHSQGQHDHSAHSAKSDMDLATEFDGVWKGLTALAGIYLLFIIEHCIGMFKHYKDQMSQKKRKQEGKIGTKLSEHMLNRRSDAEWLHLKPLNEDPDGTAVSCDNGHNDTQLTELQTPDSPTTKTPLAPAGLRADGSPIKENGRKAKSHRHSHGHGHSHGGNCHSDQEMKDAGIASIAWMVIMGDGMHNFSDGLAIGAAFSANLTGGISTSVAVFCHELPHELGDFAVLLKAGMSVKQAIVYNVLSALMAYVGMIIGTAVGQYTHNVTNWIFAITAGMFLYVALVDMLPEMLHGDSEDHKRCQLGHFVLQNLGMLTGFGIMLVIAIFEDQIVLDFDF from the exons ATGCGAGTCCAAGCGCACACCAagttctgcttcctgtgtgtgctCACCTTCCTCTTCCATCAGTGCAACCACTGCCATGGAGAAACGCACAGCCACGACCACGCCGACCACGGGCACGCCCACAGTGACCTGCAGATCTCCGAGGCTCCGTACGTGAGAGCGGCCACCGTGTCCCCGATGTCTGGGAGTTCGGAGTCAGAcgctctggaggaggagcagcgctaCTTCATCCAGGAACTGTTCAGGCGCTACGGACGGAAGGATCGTTTGGACTTCGACGGATTTCAGGAGCTGCTCTCCAGTTTGGGTCTGGGCACGGTGAAAGTGGTCAGCGTGGAGCACGAAGACCTGGGCCACGACCACGTGGCTCACCTCGACGCGCTGGACTTGCAGGAGGGGCACCACTCACATGGTTCGCCCGCCAGAGACAACCACAACCATGGGCATGGTCACTCGCACCATAAGCCAGGATcccaccactcacacacacaacgtgGACACACAACCCCGTGCAGCAAGACCACTGCTTCAAAAAACCACGAGCATGGACACAGTCACGAGGACAATGGTTCTGATGGACATGTGCACGGTGGACACGACCACCATCACAATCATAATCATGGCCGCACTCACACTAAGGTGGAAGGTAGTGACCAGAAACATTCTGATGGACATGTTCAGGACGCACACGACCACGACCATGACCACGACCACGACCATGACCACGACCACAACCATGACCACGACCACGACCATGACCACGACCACGACCATGACCACGACCATGACCACGACCATGACCACGACCATGACCACGACCACACACAAGACAAACAGCACAAGCAGGAGCAGAGTAACCAGAATGGTCTGTCCTCTAAGACTCACAGTGATCATGATGATCATGACGATCACAGTGGTCATGAACATAATAACATCCCTCAAGAGCAAACAGCCACAGACATCACTCCCGTCATTCAGGATCCGTCTGCCCCCCTGGACCCCTCCCAGCCCCCTCTGGTTCCAACGTCCTCTCCGGCCCCAGCAGAAAGCAGGACAAAGAGACCCAGAAAGCCagcgagagggagaggaaaCAGAGGCCGGAACAAAACCCCGTCTCCTCTCACACCTTCATCTGACAGCCATGATCACGGCCACGACCATGACCACGACCATGACCACAATCATGACCACGATCATGACCACAATCATGACCACGATCATGACCACGATCATGACCACGGACACGGTCACAGTCATTCTcataaaaagaagagagaagcaCCGGGGTCCGACGTCACCCCGGAGCCTCTGGACACTGCTCTCTCGGGACATCCAGGTGGACAGTTTCATCAGCATGAAGAG tgtttgaacCTCACTCAGCTCCTCAGCTACTACGGCCTGAGTCCCAACTCGCTCATCTCCCCCAGACACTTCACCTACCTGTGTCCCGCCCTGCTCTACCAGATCGACAGCCGCTCCTGCATCCGCCActaccaccaggtggtggagcAGACAGCTCTGGAGCCCATCAGCCCAG GGTGGGTGTGGCTGTGGGGCTTCGTCTCCATCACCGTCATCagcctgctgtctctgctgggCGTCGTGCTCGTGCCCATCCTCAAGCAGTCCTGCTTCAAGTTCCTGCTCACCTTCCTGGTGGCGCTGGCGGTGGGCACGCTCAGCGGCGACGCTCTTCTTCACCTGCTGCCTCAC TCTCAAGGGCAGCACGACCACAGCGCACACAGCGCCAAGTCCGACATGGACCTGGCGACGGAATTCGACGGCGTGTGGAAGGGTTTAACAGCGCTGGCCGGCATCtacctcctcttcatcatcgaGCATTGCATCGGCATGTTCAAGCACTATAAGGACCAAATG AgtcagaagaagaggaagcaggaggggAAGATCGGCACGAAGCTGTCGGAACACATGTTAAACCGGCGCTCCGACGCCGAGTGGCTGCACCTGAAGCCTCTGAATGAAG ATCCCGACGGCACCGCGGTCTCCTGCGACAACGGCCACAACGACACGCAGCTGACGGAGCTCCAGACGCCCGACTCGCCCACCACCAAGACGCCGCTGGCGCCCGCAGGCCTCCGGGCGGACGGGTCGCCCATCAAGGAGAACGGACGCAAAGCCAAGTCGCACAGACACTCGCACGGCCACGGTCACTCGCACGGAGGCAACTGCCACTCCGACCAGGAGATGAAGGACGCCGGCATCGCCAGCATCGCCTGGATGGTCATCATGGGAGACGGCATGCACAACTTCAGCGACGGCCTCGCCATCG GCGCGGCGTTCAGCGCCAACCTGACAGGTGGCATCAGCACATCGGTGGCAGTTTTCTGCCACGAACTGCCTCACGAACTCG GTGACTTCGCGGTGCTGCTGAAAGCCGGCATGTCGGTGAAGCAGGCCATCGTCTACAACGTGCTGTCCGCCCTCATGGCCTACGTCGGCATGATCATCGGCACCGCTGTGGGCCAGTACACGCACAACGTCACCAACTGGATCTTCGCCATCACAGCTGGCATGTTCCTCTACGTGGCTCTGGTGGACATG CTTCCAGAGATGCTGCACGGGGACAGCGAGGACCACAAGCGCTGCCAGCTGGGGCACTTTGTCCTGCAGAACCTGGGCATGCTGACCGGGTTCGGCATCATGCTGGTCATCGCCATCTTCGAGGACCAGATCGTCCTCGACTTCGACTTCTAG